From one Trifolium pratense cultivar HEN17-A07 linkage group LG1, ARS_RC_1.1, whole genome shotgun sequence genomic stretch:
- the LOC123884052 gene encoding FAD synthetase 1, chloroplastic-like codes for MFGVNRISHHFRDCEFHFHNFGVGFRFHHTFHLPLKPSSFGAIIATTTTTHNRSKCYSSGTPSKSSGEIPLFFDSFSQQEDEREILSDGVSAVAGGVVALGKFDALHIGHRELAIQASRAGPPFLLSFVGMAKVFGWEHRAPIVAKCDRKRILSSWVPYCGNMVPEEFQIEFSSVRHLSPQQFVEKLSKELKVHGVVAGENYRFGYKAAGDALELVKLCEEYGMEAYIIKSVMDKNQFSTNINSNTGSKERGQVSSTRVREALAVGDMKYVSELLGRQHRLILMATDRERFSFSQYKVSAPKSCLLNLAPKEGLYEKCSLLLGEENVMLCRVIIDSKFVHIETDYGGSSDIFGTHNLQYLHIEFGDSST; via the exons ATGTTTGGTGTGAATCGTATCTCGCATCATTTTCGTGACTGTGAATTCCATTTTCACAACTTCGGTGTTGGTTTCAGATTCCATCACACTTTCCATCTTCCTCTCAAACCTTCTTCTTTCGGTGCTATCATcgctactactactactactcacAACCGTAGCAAATGCTATTCTTCTGGTACCCCATCTAAGTCTTCTGGGGAAATTCCCCTCTTTTTTGATTCTTTCAG CCAACAAGAAGATGAACGTGAAATTCTCTCCGACGGTGTATCTGCAGTGGCAG GTGGAGTTGTAGCGTTGGGAAAGTTTGATGCTCTGCACATAGGTCATCGAGAACTTGCAATTCAAGCATCACGGGCTGGACCTCCGTTTCTTTTATCATTTGTTGGCATGGCAAAGGTTTTTGGTTGGGAACATAG AGCTCCCATAGTGGCTAAATGTGACCGAAAACGCATTCTTTCATCTTGGGTTCCTTATTGTGGTAACATGGTCCCAGAAGAGTTTCAGATTGAGTTTTCGAGCGTGCGGCATCTCAGTCCGCAACAATTTGTCGAGAAGTTATCAAAAGAGCTTAAAGTGCATGGCGTTGTTGCAG GTGAAAACTACCGATTCGGATATAAAGCAGCTGGTGATGCATTGGAGTTAGTAAAGTTGTGTGAGGAGTATGGAATGGAAGCTTACATAATAAAATCTGTTATGGACAAGAACCAATTCTCTACAAATATAAATTCCAACACTGGCTCCAAAGAGAGGGGACAGGTCTCGTCTACTCGTGTTCGTGAAGCCCTTGCTGTAGGGGACATGAAGTATGTCTCCGAGCTTTTGGGTAGACAACATCGTCTCATATTAATGGCCACTGACCGAGAAAGGTTTAGCTTTAGCCAGTATAAGGTGTCTGCTCCTAAATCATGCTTGTTGAATCTAGCACCAAAGGAAGGTTTATATGAGAAGTGTTCACTTTTACTTGGTGAAGAAAATGTTATGCTATGTAGGGTAATTATTG
- the LOC123884057 gene encoding myosin-1-like, with protein sequence MSQTTSVPPAFQSIKSLPPEFKFDNNRNSGIVEKHGNVKLRSTDLIGSNGRENGAIVGEVSKEADSRAGGMDLFDEESPYGGNGELFEDRPLYANEDSISASLPQPSISTSSSESRWSDTNAYASKKKLQSWLQLSNGDWELVKIISTSGTESVISLPDGKVLKVKDESLVSANPDILDGVDDLMQLSYLNEPSVLYNLQHRYNQNMIYTKAGPVLVAVNPFKKVPLYGIDYIQAYKRKAIESPHVYAITDSAIREMTRDEVNQSIIISGESGAGKTETAKIAMQYLAALGGGSGIEHEILKTNPILEAFGNGKTLRNDNSSRFGKLIEIHFSETGKISGANIQTFLLEKSRVVQCNEGERSYHIFYQLCAGALQSLREKLNLRSAEDYKYLRQSNCFSITGVDDAEEFRIVTDALDVVHVSKGDQENVFAMLAAVLWLGNISFTVIDNENHVQAVEDEGLFSTAKLIGCDIEDLKLTLSTRKMKVGNDIIVQKLTLSQASDARDALAKSIYACLFDWLVEQINKSLAVGKRRTGRSISILDIYGFESFNRNSFEQFCINYANERLQQHFNRHLFKLEQEEYIQDGIDWAKVEFEDNQDCLNLFEKKPLGLLSLLDEESTFPNGTDLTFADKLKQHLKSNSCFRGERDKAFTVRHYAGEVSYDTTAFLEKNRDLLHVDSIQLLSSSKCHLPQIFASYMLTQSEKPVVGPLHKLGGADSQKLSVATKFKAQLFQLMQRLESTTPHFIRCIKPNNLQSPGSYEQGLVLQQLRCCGVLEVVRISRSGFPTRMSHQKFAKRYGFLLLENVASQDPLSVSVAILHQFNILPEMYQVGYTKLFFRTGQIGVLEDTRNRTLHGILRVQSCFRGYQARCLRKELWRGITTLQSFIRGEKTRKGFATSLQRHRAAVIIQKHVKTTYARNRMKMTTGAAVVIQSFIRGWLVRRCSGDIGFLKSIGMKTNEADEVLVKASFLAELQRRVLKAEAGLREKEEENDILHQRLQQYESRWSEYELKMKSMEEVWQKQMRSLQSSLSIAKKSLAMDDSERNSDASVNASDDKEYSWDVGNNHRRQESSGTRSMSAGLSVISRLAEEFEQRSQVFGDDAKFLVEVKSGQIEASLNPDQELRRLKQMFEGWKKDYAARLRETKVILNKLGSEDSSIEKAKKKWWGRRNSTRIS encoded by the exons ATGTCTCAGACAACCAGTGTCCCACCTGCTTTTCAGTCCATTAAATCGCTGCCACCTGAGTTCAAGTTTGATAATAATCGAAACTCTGGTATTGTGGAAAAGCATGGAAACGTTAAATTGAGAAGCACTGATCTTATTGGATCAAATGGTCGTGAAAATGGTGCAATAGTAGGGGAGGTTTCTAAGGAAGCAGACAGCCGTGCTGGCGGCATGGATCTCTTTGACGAAGAATCTCCATATGGTGGAAATGGTGAGTTATTTGAAGACAGGCCGTTATATGCTAATGAAGACTCGATATCTGCTTCGTTGCCCCAACCATCAATTTCAACGTCCTCTAGCGAAAGCAGATGGAGTGATACAAATGCTTATGCTTCAAAAAAG AAGCTTCAGTCTTGGCTTCAACTTTCTAATGGGGATTGGGAACTGGTGAAGATAATATCAACTTCTGGAACAGAATCTGTCATTTCACTGCCTGACGGGAAA GTTTTAAAGGTGAAAGATGAAAGTTTGGTATCAGCAAATCCTGATATTCTTGATGGAGTGGATGACCTCATGCAACTTAGTTATTTAAACGAACCATCAGTTTTATACAACCTGCAACATAGATACAatcaaaatatgatatat ACAAAAGCAGGGCCTGTTTTGGTGGCAGTAAACCCCTTTAAGAAAGTTCCTCTGTATGGTATTGACTATATTCAAGCCTACAAGCGTAAAGCAATTGAAAGCCCTCATGTTTATGCAATTACAGACTCAGCCATCAGAGAGATGACACGAG ATGAAGTTAATCAATCCATAATTATAAG TGGCGAGAGTGGAGCAGGGAAGACCGAGACAGCAAAAATAGCAATGCAATACCTGGCTGCCCTTGGTGGTGGAAGTGGGATAGAGCATGAAATATTAAAGACTAATCCAATACTAGAAGCCTTCGGTAATGGAAAAACATTGAGAAATGACAACTCAAGTCGTTTT GGAAAGCTCATTGAGATTCACTTCAGTGAAACTGGAAAAATATCTGGTGCTAATATTCAAACAT TTTTGTTAGAAAAG TCTAGAGTAGTCCAATGCAATGAAGGGGAAAGGTCATATCATATATTTTATCAGCTATGTGCTGGAGCACTACAATCTCTCAGGG AGAAGCTAAATCTACGAAGTGCGGAAGACTATAAATATCTGAGGCAGAGCAATTGTTTTTCAATTACTGGTGTGGATGATGCAGAAGAATTCCGCATAGTCACG GATGCTCTGGATGTTGTCCACGTTAGCAAAGGAGACCAAGAGAATGTATTTGCAATGCTTGCTGCAGTATTATGGTTAGGAAACATATCATTTACTGTGATCGATAATGAAAATCATGTTCAAGCTGTTGAGGATGAGG GGCTGTTCAGCACTGCAAAGTTGATTGGCTGTGACATTGAAGATCTGAAGTTGACTTTATCAACTCGCAAAATGAaagttggtaatgatattattGTCCAGAAGTTGACATTATCTCAG GCTAGTGATGCAAGAGATGCTTTGGCGAAGTCTATATATGCATGTCTGTTTGATTGGCTGGTTGAACAAATAAACAAATCACTTGCTGTTGGCAAAAGACGAACTGGCAGATCTATCAGTATTCTAGATATTTATGGCTTTGAGTCATTCAAT AGGAATAGCTTTGAGCAGTTCTGCATAAATTATGCAAATGAAAGATTACAGCAACACTTCAATCGTCATTTATTCAAGTTGGAACAGGAG GAATATATCCAAGACGGCATTGATTGGGCtaaagttgaatttgaagacaACCAAGACTGCCTTAATCTTTTTGAAAAG AAACCACTGGGGTTACTATCCTTGTTAGACGAAGAGTCCACTTTTCCAAATGGTACGGATTTGACATTTGCTGATAAGCTTAAGCAGCATTTGAAGTCTAATTCCTGCTTCAGAGGAGAGCGAGATAAAGCCTTTACTGTGCGTCATTATGCTGGAGAG GTCAGTTATGATACAACTGCATTCCTAGAGAAGAACAGGGACCTATTGCACGTGGATTCCATCCAACTTCTATCCTCAAGCAAATGTCACCTTCCTCAGATATTTGCATCCTATATGCTTACTCAGTCTGAAAAGCCTGTAGTTGGTCCCTTACACAAGTTAGGTGGGGCAGATTCCCAAAAGCTAAGTGTTGCCACAAAATTCAAG GCACAATTGTTTCAACTGATGCAACGTTTAGAGAGCACCACACCTCATTTTATTCGCTGCATTAAGCCCAATAACCTCCAATCACCTGGATCATATGAGCAAGGACTTGTACTGCAGCAATTGAGATGTTGTGGGGTCCTAGAAGTGGTTCGAATATCAAGATCAGGCTTTCCAACTAGAATGTCTCACCAAAAGTTTGCGAAAAG ATATGGTTTTCTTCTCCTCGAAAATGTTGCATCTCAGGATCCACTTAGTGTGTCTGTTGCTATTCTTCATCAGTTTAACATTTTGCCTGAGATGTATCAAGTTGGCTACACAAAATTATTCTTCCGAACGGGGCAG ATTGGAGTGCTTGAAGATACTAGGAATCGTACCCTCCATGGCATTTTACGTGTACAAAGTTGCTTCAGGGGTTATCAAGCCCGTTGCCTTCGCAAGGAGCTTTGGAGAGGAATCACTACTCTTCAGTCAT TTATTAGAGGAGAAAAAACCAGAAAGGGGTTTGCAACTTCGCTTCAGAGACATAGAGCTGCTGTTATTATACAGAAGCACGTGAAAACAACATATGCAAGAAACAGAATGAAAATGACCACTGGTGCTGCAGTTGTCATACAATCAT TTATTCGTGGATGGTTAGTTAGAAGATGCTCGGGAGATATAGGATTTTTAAAATCCATAGGCATGAAG ACTAACGAGGCAGACGAGGTTCTGGTGAAGGCGTCTTTCCTAGCTGAATTACAACGCAGGGTGCTTAAGGCTGAAGCTGGCctaagagagaaagaagaagaaaatgacaTCCTTCATCAACGTCTTCAACAGTATGAGAGCAGATGGTCTGAATATGAACTAAAAATGAAATCCATGGAAGAAGTATGGCAGAAACAAATGAGATCCCTACAATCTAGCCTCTCCATTGCAAAGAAAAGTCTTGCTATGGATGATTCTGAAAGAAATTCAGATGCTTCTGTCAATGCAAGTGATGACAAGGAATACAGCTGGGATGTTGGAAATAATCACAGGCGGCAAGAAAGCAGTGGAACACGATCAATGAGTGCTGGTTTGAGCGTTATAAGTCGATTAGCTGAAGAGTTTGAGCAAAGGAGTCAAGTATTTGGTGATGATGCCAAGTTCTTGGTTGAGGTAAAATCCGGTCAAATTGAAGCAAGTTTAAATCCAGACCAAGAGCTTAGAAGATTAAAACAAATGTTTGAAGGTTGGAAAAAGGACTATGCGGCAAGACTGCGTGAAACAAaggttattttaaataaacttgGAAGTGAAGATAGTTCAATAGAAAAAGCCAAGAAGAAGTGGTGGGGAAGAAGGAACAGTACTAGGATaagttga